A genome region from Leptospiraceae bacterium includes the following:
- a CDS encoding TraR/DksA family transcriptional regulator, translating to MAAKSSQSKQTSKGFEELKEALLERKNDLLIKLNTWEDKSSPSGLKEVGDIADIASEINEEALSSVLTENEIDLLNQIEIALEKIEKGTYGICEGTKKKIPLARLKAIPWTPYTVEYAEIAAKNRSRSTSRSMDTGSYPAQAMDTELLD from the coding sequence ATGGCAGCCAAATCATCACAATCGAAACAGACTTCAAAAGGCTTTGAAGAACTTAAGGAAGCTTTGCTTGAAAGGAAGAACGATCTTCTTATCAAATTGAACACTTGGGAAGATAAAAGCTCTCCTTCTGGACTAAAAGAAGTTGGAGACATAGCTGATATTGCCTCTGAAATAAACGAAGAGGCTTTAAGTTCTGTTCTAACTGAAAACGAAATCGACCTTTTGAACCAAATTGAAATTGCCCTCGAAAAAATCGAAAAGGGCACCTATGGAATTTGTGAAGGAACTAAAAAGAAGATCCCTTTAGCTCGATTAAAAGCGATCCCTTGGACTCCTTATACTGTTGAATATGCAGAAATTGCTGCAAAAAACAGATCTCGTTCTACATCCAGATCTATGGACACTGGTTCTTATCCTGCGCAAGCAATGGATACTGAACTTCTCGATTAA
- the rpmG gene encoding 50S ribosomal protein L33, which produces MREIIKLACTGCEVPGKSAYFQTKNKKLKSDKLITKKFCKFCRKHADHKETKA; this is translated from the coding sequence ATGAGAGAAATAATTAAATTAGCGTGTACTGGTTGCGAAGTTCCGGGAAAATCTGCTTATTTTCAAACAAAAAATAAGAAACTTAAGTCAGATAAATTAATAACAAAAAAGTTTTGCAAGTTTTGCAGAAAACATGCAGATCACAAAGAAACTAAAGCATAA
- a CDS encoding class I SAM-dependent methyltransferase — translation MFNLLEKDIIPDFLIRIGIRKLLRERLAEENKGSKEEQQKHLIEYIKKLQNSPIAIHTKDANEQHYEVPTEFYKYVLGKRMKYSGGYWPTGVNTIGESEDSMLKLSCERAELKDGQSLLDLGCGWGSVSLYVAEKFPNCKITAVSNSKTQKEYIDSVAKEKGFKNINVITQDMNDFMVNEKFDRIISVEMLEHMKNYKKLFEKLSGFLKPEGLFFIHIFTHKEYAYPFEVRDETDWMAKYFFTGGMMPSHNLFLYFQDDLSIRNHWVVNGIHYGKTSEAWLKNMDNHKKQIEPILEKTYGKENLTKWWSYWRLFFLACAELFAYDRGEEWLVSHYLFQKK, via the coding sequence ATATTTAATTTATTAGAGAAGGATATAATTCCGGATTTTTTGATACGTATAGGGATCCGCAAATTGTTACGTGAAAGATTGGCAGAGGAAAATAAGGGAAGTAAAGAAGAACAACAAAAGCATTTAATTGAATACATTAAAAAATTACAGAATAGTCCTATTGCGATTCACACAAAAGACGCAAACGAGCAGCACTACGAAGTCCCCACTGAATTTTATAAGTATGTTCTAGGGAAAAGGATGAAATACAGTGGAGGTTATTGGCCTACCGGAGTAAATACGATAGGCGAATCCGAGGACAGTATGCTTAAACTTTCGTGTGAAAGGGCAGAACTTAAAGACGGACAATCGTTATTAGACCTAGGTTGTGGGTGGGGATCTGTATCTTTATATGTGGCAGAGAAATTCCCGAACTGTAAAATTACTGCAGTGTCAAACTCCAAAACTCAGAAGGAATACATTGATTCCGTGGCTAAGGAAAAGGGATTCAAAAATATTAATGTGATTACACAGGATATGAATGATTTTATGGTGAATGAAAAATTTGATAGAATCATTTCTGTGGAAATGTTAGAACATATGAAAAATTATAAAAAGTTATTCGAGAAGTTGTCAGGATTTTTGAAACCGGAAGGACTCTTTTTTATTCATATATTTACACATAAAGAATATGCATATCCATTTGAAGTGAGGGACGAAACAGACTGGATGGCGAAATATTTTTTTACCGGTGGGATGATGCCGTCTCATAATTTATTTCTATATTTCCAAGATGACTTAAGTATTAGAAATCATTGGGTAGTAAATGGAATCCATTATGGAAAAACAAGTGAGGCATGGTTAAAGAATATGGACAACCATAAGAAACAAATTGAACCAATTTTAGAAAAAACATACGGGAAAGAAAACCTTACTAAATGGTGGTCGTATTGGAGATTGTTCTTTTTGGCTTGTGCGGAACTTTTTGCATACGATAGAGGCGAAGAATGGTTAGTCTCTCATTATTTATTTCAGAAGAAATGA
- a CDS encoding amino acid permease, whose translation MKQHTFKQTIGLKNAIILMMGNMIGIGIFVYPALISSLLPHPIWFLLFWLFGGIIALSGALSSAELASVYPELGGDYAYLRNSYGRRWAFLYGFFTFFITFPGSIALGLSLSVHYQGAIILGDWVNNLCYTVPEFGFELHYYQVIAVILLLGLTMVNHFGIESSIRFQKLVTFLPVVFLVGVGILTIVSISYYIFIGDQSKLLLANNMSMPFIFPDLLPSGTALVAIYWTYAGWNSPLAMGEEIKNPEKVIPRAMMFGPIVVMSIYLLLGFIFVALLPFESLQTGKDPFFIIGKYFLQNLLQLESPVFVDLIPRIMTYIIIFIILGNTNSTIITGSRIQVAMSRDKLFIEKLGHLHPKTNTPVLGIWLQTAWAACMILFVSKESNLLNFSFICIIALSILTIYSVFLVKKRHNKPHLIPYISFPIAPIVYILTTCMILFLIIGNYIREGNFMILFFAFISVLTGFILYELWRKFKF comes from the coding sequence TTGAAACAACATACATTTAAACAAACAATTGGTCTTAAAAATGCCATCATACTAATGATGGGCAATATGATAGGAATTGGAATCTTTGTTTATCCTGCATTGATTTCTTCTCTTCTTCCTCATCCAATATGGTTTTTACTTTTTTGGTTATTTGGAGGAATAATTGCTCTTTCTGGTGCGCTCAGTTCTGCAGAGTTGGCGAGCGTTTACCCAGAATTAGGCGGAGATTATGCATATCTTAGAAATTCATACGGAAGGCGCTGGGCCTTTTTGTATGGGTTTTTTACTTTTTTCATTACATTTCCTGGCTCTATAGCACTAGGTCTTTCTCTTTCTGTTCATTATCAGGGAGCAATTATATTAGGAGACTGGGTGAATAATTTGTGTTACACAGTTCCAGAGTTTGGATTTGAGCTTCATTACTATCAGGTAATTGCTGTTATCCTACTTTTGGGACTTACGATGGTTAATCATTTCGGAATAGAGTCATCGATCCGATTCCAGAAATTAGTTACATTTTTGCCTGTAGTGTTTTTGGTGGGAGTGGGGATACTTACGATTGTATCCATTTCCTACTATATATTTATTGGGGATCAATCAAAATTATTATTAGCGAATAATATGAGTATGCCGTTTATTTTTCCAGATTTACTTCCTTCTGGTACGGCACTCGTCGCGATTTATTGGACATACGCAGGTTGGAATTCACCCCTTGCCATGGGAGAGGAAATTAAAAATCCAGAAAAAGTAATCCCGCGTGCGATGATGTTTGGACCAATTGTAGTTATGTCGATTTATTTATTACTAGGATTTATATTTGTAGCACTACTTCCGTTTGAAAGTTTGCAAACAGGGAAAGATCCATTTTTTATTATTGGTAAATACTTTTTGCAAAATCTTCTGCAGTTAGAATCTCCTGTTTTTGTAGATTTGATTCCGCGGATAATGACATACATCATTATTTTTATAATTTTAGGGAATACAAATTCTACGATCATAACGGGAAGTAGGATTCAAGTTGCCATGTCTCGTGATAAACTTTTTATAGAAAAATTAGGGCATCTTCATCCTAAAACGAATACCCCTGTGCTTGGAATTTGGCTTCAAACTGCTTGGGCTGCTTGTATGATTTTATTCGTAAGTAAAGAAAGTAATTTGCTTAATTTTTCCTTTATTTGTATAATTGCCCTTTCCATATTAACAATATACTCCGTATTTTTAGTAAAAAAAAGGCATAATAAGCCACATTTGATTCCTTACATAAGTTTTCCTATCGCACCTATCGTATATATTTTGACTACTTGTATGATTTTATTTCTAATAATTGGTAATTATATTAGAGAAGGGAATTTTATGATTCTATTTTTTGCTTTTATTTCGGTTTTAACTGGATTTATATTGTATGAGCTTTGGAGAAAGTTTAAATTCTGA
- a CDS encoding peptidase M14, translating into MKFLYSRCLFWFSISFLFSCSLFSQDIRYANIPIYENKDLVPYKIQNKDYKKFKKLVKKYFFSMPESSYKGKNFSIYLLSKREMKILEKSNLSYESFSKSAPFKYYDIGFDERYKKKFKKLNDLRAGYKDERLNKIYLQAIAEKFPDKVKYFELGESRLGRVIPALEITSNKPSEYKIPILFTGAHHANELISTEHCYDIIYNLLNDFEKYEPYLEHISIWIVPIVNPDGSYFFWNQSVDMGRKNGYLPHDMQENDPTRGVDLNRNYPFRWNSGNRKASSGFSNNVFYRGESPASEPETKSMISLAKRERFLFAMSFHSYATAILFPYTIDNLTNPDPDYVKDLASRLVKSAKSVRANKEFAIRKNLYPVDGTDQDYYYHTFGTNAFIAESSHQNVDYKIVKEILKGFKGVWEHIVFEFFNGNKVIIKIEDAEGNPLSAKVVTEEITVFEKEVFTSNPKTGIFAKMFLEEKEYTFLITKKGYETQRVIVKAGKSLKPNLIRLEKL; encoded by the coding sequence ATGAAATTTTTATACTCTAGATGTTTATTTTGGTTCAGTATTTCTTTTCTGTTTTCTTGCAGTTTATTTTCGCAGGACATTCGTTATGCAAATATCCCAATCTATGAAAATAAAGATTTAGTTCCTTATAAAATTCAAAATAAAGATTATAAAAAATTTAAAAAATTAGTTAAAAAGTATTTTTTTTCGATGCCGGAAAGTTCTTATAAAGGAAAAAACTTTTCTATTTATTTGTTAAGCAAAAGAGAAATGAAAATTTTAGAAAAATCAAATTTATCTTATGAAAGTTTTTCTAAATCCGCTCCATTCAAATACTATGATATTGGATTTGATGAACGTTATAAAAAAAAGTTTAAAAAATTAAATGACCTACGCGCCGGTTATAAGGATGAGAGGTTAAATAAAATATACCTTCAGGCAATAGCTGAAAAATTTCCTGATAAAGTGAAGTATTTTGAATTAGGGGAATCTCGATTAGGGAGAGTTATTCCTGCGTTGGAAATTACTTCAAATAAACCGTCGGAATATAAAATTCCAATATTATTTACAGGCGCACATCATGCAAATGAATTGATTTCGACGGAACATTGTTATGATATAATTTATAATTTACTAAATGACTTCGAAAAATATGAGCCTTATTTAGAACATATTTCAATTTGGATTGTTCCTATAGTAAATCCAGATGGTAGTTATTTTTTTTGGAATCAGTCTGTCGATATGGGAAGGAAAAACGGTTATTTGCCGCATGATATGCAGGAAAATGACCCAACTCGTGGAGTAGACTTAAATCGAAATTATCCGTTTCGATGGAATTCTGGAAATCGAAAAGCTTCCTCCGGTTTTTCGAATAACGTTTTTTATCGTGGCGAAAGTCCTGCTTCTGAGCCAGAGACAAAATCTATGATTTCTCTTGCAAAACGAGAGAGATTTTTATTTGCTATGAGTTTTCATTCTTACGCAACTGCTATTTTATTTCCATATACAATTGATAATTTGACTAATCCTGATCCAGATTACGTAAAGGATTTAGCTAGTAGATTGGTTAAGTCTGCTAAATCAGTGAGGGCAAATAAAGAGTTTGCGATAAGAAAAAACCTTTATCCGGTCGATGGAACTGATCAAGATTATTACTATCATACTTTCGGAACGAATGCATTCATAGCTGAGTCTTCGCATCAGAATGTTGATTATAAAATAGTGAAAGAAATTCTAAAAGGATTTAAAGGGGTTTGGGAACACATTGTATTTGAATTTTTCAACGGAAATAAAGTTATAATAAAAATTGAAGATGCAGAAGGTAATCCTCTGAGTGCGAAAGTAGTTACAGAAGAAATTACAGTTTTCGAAAAAGAGGTTTTCACTAGTAATCCAAAGACTGGAATATTTGCTAAAATGTTTTTGGAGGAAAAGGAATATACATTTTTGATTACTAAGAAAGGATATGAAACACAAAGAGTAATTGTAAAGGCGGGTAAATCTTTAAAACCGAATTTGATAAGGCTTGAAAAGTTATGA
- a CDS encoding SUMF1/EgtB/PvdO family nonheme iron enzyme has product MKDFISKIKILFFLCIFFIIPNCQKVENQPAPTPQECVKSYPNMKCIPEGNFIRGSNTHEKDEKPEQTIYVSEFYIDTYEVTNEDFNKCIEAGKCKECLKYKTCNYVGPRYGRPYMSPKQPIVGISWYTAKEFCEFLGKRLPTEAEWEKAARGVSGDLYPWGNEPADCTRAVIEENGKKGCGKDKDLPTSEVGTRASGKYGLYDMAGNSWEWVNDFYTSSFEVCGVNCSQKNPKGPCDGQEPCPGFKTRVLKGGSWWWDKNYARGSKRRHHDPKNFPEYHHFGFRCAKD; this is encoded by the coding sequence ATGAAAGATTTCATTTCGAAAATTAAAATCCTGTTTTTCCTATGTATTTTTTTTATCATTCCCAATTGTCAAAAAGTAGAAAACCAACCTGCTCCCACTCCGCAAGAATGTGTTAAGTCCTATCCCAATATGAAATGTATTCCAGAAGGAAATTTTATTCGTGGCAGTAACACTCATGAAAAAGACGAAAAACCTGAACAAACAATTTATGTATCCGAATTCTATATTGATACATACGAAGTAACAAATGAAGACTTTAATAAATGTATTGAAGCCGGAAAATGCAAAGAATGTCTTAAATATAAAACCTGTAACTACGTCGGTCCTAGATACGGTCGACCATATATGTCTCCCAAACAACCAATTGTGGGAATCAGTTGGTATACTGCCAAAGAGTTCTGTGAATTTTTAGGAAAACGTTTACCAACGGAAGCAGAATGGGAAAAAGCAGCCCGCGGTGTATCGGGAGATCTTTATCCATGGGGAAACGAACCTGCTGATTGCACAAGAGCCGTTATCGAGGAAAATGGGAAAAAGGGCTGTGGAAAAGACAAAGATTTACCTACCTCAGAAGTCGGAACTAGAGCCAGCGGAAAATACGGATTATATGATATGGCTGGAAATTCTTGGGAATGGGTAAATGATTTTTATACCAGTTCCTTTGAAGTTTGTGGAGTGAACTGTTCACAAAAAAATCCAAAAGGACCTTGTGATGGTCAAGAGCCTTGTCCTGGATTTAAAACTCGCGTATTAAAGGGAGGCTCTTGGTGGTGGGATAAAAACTATGCGAGAGGTTCAAAACGAAGACATCACGATCCGAAAAATTTTCCGGAATACCACCACTTTGGATTTAGGTGTGCGAAAGATTAA